In one window of Oceanococcus sp. HetDA_MAG_MS8 DNA:
- a CDS encoding RnfH family protein, with the protein MCVEVAYALPERQWLLALVLAEGATVAEAIRASGLEKQVPQGLPRPLQVGIWGKPCTLDQRLRSGDRVEVYRPLIADPKEARRRRAKNRLNKK; encoded by the coding sequence ATCTGCGTTGAGGTCGCCTATGCGCTGCCCGAGCGGCAATGGCTGCTGGCTCTTGTGCTCGCAGAAGGCGCCACCGTGGCGGAGGCGATTCGCGCTAGCGGCTTGGAAAAGCAGGTACCGCAAGGACTACCGCGCCCGCTGCAAGTGGGCATCTGGGGCAAACCCTGCACACTCGACCAACGGCTGCGCTCTGGCGATCGCGTAGAGGTTTATCGCCCCCTCATCGCCGACCCCAAAGAGGCGCGGCGCCGACGCGCAAAAAACCGGCTCAACAAAAAGTGA
- a CDS encoding outer membrane protein assembly factor BamE: protein MRLLLLFSLLLSACSTFRVTIHQGNVVQEEKLAQLQPGMTPVQVEYLLGTPMLRSEITPHRWDYVLRITRGEETLRDRRITVYFADGVVSRIEDTADTAEETPAEVAA from the coding sequence ATGCGACTGCTTTTGCTCTTTAGCCTACTCTTATCCGCCTGCTCGACCTTTAGGGTGACAATCCACCAGGGCAATGTGGTGCAAGAGGAAAAGCTCGCCCAACTCCAGCCCGGCATGACACCGGTGCAAGTGGAATACCTGCTTGGTACTCCTATGCTGCGCAGTGAAATTACCCCCCATCGTTGGGACTACGTTCTGCGGATCACGCGCGGCGAAGAGACGCTGCGCGACAGGCGCATCACTGTTTACTTTGCGGATGGTGTCGTCAGCCGAATTGAAGACACGGCAGACACCGCTGAGGAGACACCTGCAGAGGTCGCCGCTTAA